The sequence TGCCCATTCGGTCGAGGCCCACCGTGGCCTATCGCGACGACAACGCTCTTCTGTGGAGTCCGGATCTCGCTTTGCCGGTCGATGAAGCCGCCGATGGCGACATCGAGTTGATTCCGTCGGCTGCGCGCGACGACCCGCTCCTCGCTCAGGATCTTTCCGACCTCGATCTGCGGCCTCGCTACGTTTACCAGGAATGGGACCATCGGCTTGAGGCATTGCGAGAAGACTGGACAACCGTTTTCGAACAGCCGCGACAAAATCGCGGCATCGAGGCTACGGCAAGCTTCACGCCTCCGACCCGCACCAGCCATCATGGAGCACGACGCACCCCCGACCGTTCCATCCGCCTGACGCGCCAAGCGGAAGGCGATGAGATCGACATGAATGCGATGGTCGAGAACGTCGTACAGCAACGATCCGGCCTGTCACCTGATGGACGCATCTTCTGCCACCACTCGCGGCGGCGTCGCTCGACGGCTGTCGTGCTTCTGATGGATCTCTCGACATCGACCAATCGTTTCGTGCCGGGCAGCTTCACCAAAGTGATCGATCTGGAAAAGCAGGCGGCTGTCATGGTCGCGGAAATGCTGGATGCCGGTCGCGACCGGGTTGCGGTGCACGGCTTCTCCTCCAATGGCCGCCACGAGGTCAATTATCGGAGGATCAAGAATTTCGACGAGCCGTTTGGCCCCGGACAGCGAGCTGAGCTGGCTGCTCTGACCAGCGGCTTGTCCACCCGGATGGGTGCAGCGCTGCGGCATGCAACGACAGCTCTGGCTAAAGAGACCACCGATACCAAGGTGATCCTCCTCCTGACCGACGGCGAACCCTCGGACATCGATGTCGTGGAAGAGAATTATCTCGTGGAAGACGCGCGCGAAGCGGTTGCTCGTGCCGCGGCACGTCGCGTGCGCACCTTTTGCCTGACGCTTGACCGCCGTGCCGACCGTTACGTGCGACGGATCTTCGGTGCCCGCAACTTCCTGATCGTTGAACGGGCGTCGGCGTTCACGGCCAACACGAACAATACGCTCATGCGGCTGCTGACGCGTTAGATCGCCTTGAAACATCTCGCAAGTTTTGACCGAACGACAAATAGCTAGGGGAATCAATGATGTCCACAGCAGACAACAAGCAGAGTTCCGAGCCGCATTGTGTCCACGTTATCGGCATCGGGCGCACCGGCGCTGTCTACGTCGAGGCCCTGTTCCGTACCGGAGAGGCCGAGGACAATCTCACTCGGGAAGGAACGGCCCTGGCGAGCCTCGTGATCGACATCGGCGACGACGATATCGAGATCGCGAATGACTATGCCCGTTCATTTGGCGCACGCCTCACCTCACGGGGGATTGCGGCCGACAAATACCACCACGAGGCGCTGGTGCTCGATGCCCCCGACAAGGCGACGTTTGAGAAAAAGATCGAGGCCGTGCTTCCCCTTTTTACCGACGCAGGTGGCGAGGGTCTCCTTTCGCCGTTGCCGAAGGCCTTCGAGCCGCCAAAGGCTGGTGAACACACTCCACGCGCCGTGGCCAAAGCAATCGCCGCCTTCGGCCTTTACCTCGATGACAAGCCTGTCGCCGGCGCCTTGCAGCGCTTCGCCGACCAGGTCAAGCGCTGCACCCATTCGTCAACCGTGCTCATAGCCTTCGGTCTCGCGGGGGGAACCGGCAGCGGGATGGCATTCGACATCGCTCGGGAACTCGCCAAGCTCGGTCTCGGCGATGCCGTTCAGCTGGTGGGCCTCGGTCAACTGAGCCACAGCGGTGACGGCGCGTATCAAAACAATCTCGCGCAGACGATGGCGATCGAGGACATCGATCGGGCGGCGTTCGGCTCGGCGGACAAGAACGTCTTCCCTGGTGGATGCTTCATCGTTTCCACGGAGCAT is a genomic window of Ancylobacter sp. IITR112 containing:
- a CDS encoding nitric oxide reductase activation protein NorD, which produces MISTPQAGALQGPLLSRRMAALRAVDAAAHEVVLTALPRLTAYCGHEAALAEAVDLTAQIATEAPDAARVFAERLYGQPEMMADAAGVRRWTLHGLQRHRNDAAHRIDYFRRNDPRPFFDQRARNDSDYLMEHRGGLIHYLAGFGIAQQSVDLHEPQDEREPAQAPTADKEMIRLPRRLDVTETGQRDLLARAMLAHIAAHLRHSPLARMAGNRRPMLLAMIALIEDARVERLMAQEYPGLHAVWSSFFTASKEASGHDLAGLMARLARALHDPTYSDTNTWVRKGRELFEEAAARDLRDVDAFDYAARQLSIDIGRMHLSLPIRSRPTVAYRDDNALLWSPDLALPVDEAADGDIELIPSAARDDPLLAQDLSDLDLRPRYVYQEWDHRLEALREDWTTVFEQPRQNRGIEATASFTPPTRTSHHGARRTPDRSIRLTRQAEGDEIDMNAMVENVVQQRSGLSPDGRIFCHHSRRRRSTAVVLLMDLSTSTNRFVPGSFTKVIDLEKQAAVMVAEMLDAGRDRVAVHGFSSNGRHEVNYRRIKNFDEPFGPGQRAELAALTSGLSTRMGAALRHATTALAKETTDTKVILLLTDGEPSDIDVVEENYLVEDAREAVARAAARRVRTFCLTLDRRADRYVRRIFGARNFLIVERASAFTANTNNTLMRLLTR